The window GACCGTCACCATCGCGACGCCCTCCGCCTCCGCCCGAGCGGCGAGCTCCGGCGCGACGATCGAGGCGGCGTCCCAGCCGAGCCGCATTTTCACCGTCACCGGCGCGTCGACCGCCGCGACCGTGGCGGCGATCAGGCGCGTCGCGAGGTCGAGATCCTTGAGCAGCGCGGAGCCGCCGTGGCCGCCCACGACCTTCTTGGCCGGGCAGCCCATGTTGATGTCGACGATCGAGGCGCCGGCGCCGACCGCGACGCGGGCAGCCTCCGCCATCCATGAGGGATCGCGGCCGGCGAGCTGAACCACATGCACGCCCAGACCGTCGCCCTCGGCGCGCAGCCGCGCTTCGTCGTCGGCCGTGGCGAGTTCGCGGGAGGCGACCATCTCGGACACCACGAGCCCTGCGCCGAGACGCGCGGCGATTCGGCGGAACGCGAGATCCGTCACGCCGGACATCGGCGCGAGAAGCACCGGATTGGCCGGGGACACGCGTCCGACGACGAAATTTTGGGCGAGAGGCACGGGGGCGATGCTGCTCATAAAATTGGCCGGCGTCTTGTGTGCACACATATTAGACAGATTGCGATCGGACACAACGCCGCAAAACGCGTGTTTCGGTCGCCGCGCGACATCGAGGCCGCGCTTCGTTAGAAGACGGCGGGAAATTCGGCGCCCGTCGCGCCGGCATCAAGCGAAAAGCGATGGCATTGTCCACAGATTCCAGCGGCCGGACGGTCGCCCTGATCTGCGCCGCCGGCGGCGGACTTCGCGCCGGCGCCGGCGCGCCGAAGCAGTACCGCCTGCTTGGCGGAGAGCCGATGCTCGCGGTCGCCGCGCGCCTGTTCCTTGACCATCCGGACGTGGCGGAACTGAGGGTGATCATCGGGCCCGGCCATGACGACCACTATTATGAGGCGATGGCGCCGTGGCTCGGCCACCCGAAGCTTGGCGAGCCCGTGCTCGGCGGCGCGACGCGCCAGGCTTCGGTCCACGCCGGATTGCAGGCGCTCGACCGCGACGTAGACGTCGTCCTGGTCCATGACGCCGCCCGCCCCTTCGCAAGCGCCGCGCTGGTCGCCCGGGCGATCGCCGCCGGCCGCGCCCATGGCGGCGCTGTTCCGGGCGTCGCGGTGGTCGACACCGTCTGCGCGGTCGCGGCCGACGGCGAACGCGGCGCCACGATCGACCGCGCCGGAGCCCGCGCGCTGCAGACCCCGCAGGCGTTTCGCCACGCGCCGCTCCTCGCCGCCCATGCCCGCGCGGCGGCGGAATGTCGCGAGGATTTCACCGACGACGGCGCGCTGTAC is drawn from Methylopila sp. 73B and contains these coding sequences:
- the dusB gene encoding tRNA dihydrouridine synthase DusB, whose translation is MSSIAPVPLAQNFVVGRVSPANPVLLAPMSGVTDLAFRRIAARLGAGLVVSEMVASRELATADDEARLRAEGDGLGVHVVQLAGRDPSWMAEAARVAVGAGASIVDINMGCPAKKVVGGHGGSALLKDLDLATRLIAATVAAVDAPVTVKMRLGWDAASIVAPELAARAEAEGVAMVTVHGRTRAQFYEGRADWGAIRAIVDRVSIPVVANGDLIKVEDAPAMLQASGADAVMIGRGAQGRAWFPGMVAAYLAGRQVVAPDLDVQRDLALEHYEGLLALYGRDVGVRHARKHLGWYLDAAAASAGTPVPATLKAAAQSAPTADEARSAFVAAYDELGWRAAA